A segment of the Anopheles cruzii unplaced genomic scaffold, idAnoCruzAS_RS32_06 scaffold04902_ctg1, whole genome shotgun sequence genome:
TTGCACTCGAATCGATGCTACACGTATCGAGGCAATTCATAAAAGCAGTTCTTTATACGTCGTTAGTCTCGAGATGTTCGAATCATCGTTTGTCCGTGTCCGAGCCCAGGAGAAGATTTTATGATGAAGGTTCACTTTTTTTCCCTGTCATAGCGGCTTGACGGCGTTGTTCTGCTTTCCTGCGCTTGGTGGACAGAAACACGATCCAGCAAAAACCAATGATGTTCGCAAAGAGGACGCGCAGCTATGGGAAAGTGGAAACCTCTGTTATAACCAATGAATTCTTAACGAGCGGCGTACACCTTACCATCGGTGGAACGTAGTTGAAGTTGATGAATACGGGCAGCGTCAAAAATTTCAAGTTGCCCCGCAGAACACTACGGAACAGCGTAACGAGATTGACAAATGCTTCATCGTGGCTTTTAAATTCGAAGCGTGAGATGAAGTACAGCGACAGAGCAGTCAGAGCCGGAGCGAACAGCATTCGCTCTCCTAATAGCATCAGCACCTTCTTAAAGCGCGTATCGTTCGTGACACGATCGAGCCAACTGTAGAAAAAGTGCGACAGCGGTCCGGTGAATATTAATCCAAAAAGACCATACGCCACCACAGAGTCTGTATTGAGCTCCTTTGCACCGGCTAGCTTTTGCGATACGAGATTGGCGGACGAAGCGATGACACAGCTGAAATGTTAAACCATGTAAAATGAGATAAGTAACGGCCCCCCGATCTAGGCGATCCCCGAAACCACTGTTACCCTACCTGGTTATGGCTTTTGTACGAAGTGGATGCTCAAAGAGCTGCTCCAGATATGAACCGAGCAAATTGTAAATTGGTCTCGACAGCGAcatgtttttcgttttccgtaTTTAAAGTATTTCGCGTACAACTTGCGGGGTAACTTCAGCTGTTCAACGTCCTGGCGTCAGAATACGATGGAACTAGAAATAGAAATGCACTGTGAACCATGGTGCGATTTCTTGGACACTCAAACACATTGCCTTCGTCTTTCATTA
Coding sequences within it:
- the LOC128277243 gene encoding peroxisomal membrane protein 2-like; protein product: MSLSRPIYNLLGSYLEQLFEHPLRTKAITSCVIASSANLVSQKLAGAKELNTDSVVAYGLFGLIFTGPLSHFFYSWLDRVTNDTRFKKVLMLLGERMLFAPALTALSLYFISRFEFKSHDEAFVNLVTLFRSVLRGNLKFLTLPVFINFNYVPPMLRVLFANIIGFCWIVFLSTKRRKAEQRRQAAMTGKKSEPSS